One Pseudomonadota bacterium DNA segment encodes these proteins:
- a CDS encoding radical SAM protein — MRDLLLPGRGDSVVFITPPTLVVESRIFLYGHDLYTVNLHTQRLIRWLEGRGVTVAHINCHTDAGAGARRIGQRPAGPRTAQPKDVECYAFGLDEENLRERLVAAGRPSQVWITSLFAYDRDLLKETIRVVRSALPGVPVSVGGTYASLCAEECARMGADYVHHGILTESEETLGAQAGHCGFVVAGRGCPNRCAYCAFHRIETGKPTTYPEHEVLAEVDRMMASGVSLLALYAPSVFRGAAAESTDRLFAGLAKRDTTTIVWAGFEPLGITPKRAELIRAAGTIDVGIPLQTHDRGIARKWGRRETLQDYLDTLQMMRDAGYGDLEMSSDIIVGHPDTSLEESIRTACFVWSQGLPSVQFPYTCVPGSADAASLGVDFSAVQAESLQPYLWPFAREDSTANDCIQFSILSRVLPQCIESALSCLDPDSVVPSLVRRYLDEFGFSVPQWNFETKLPPLHIGYQEHLSHPWELVLTLQKQGGLAEAAKYVDVCEHARVCEPGYLDIPLAFFGAGMHDAAIRTLRGAARCLPNTYRAALDDALRGDTDSHHALMRGVVAAGLRRIGRENDAERWQPRIPSA, encoded by the coding sequence ATGCGTGATCTTCTTCTACCGGGACGCGGGGACTCGGTCGTGTTCATCACGCCGCCGACGCTCGTCGTCGAGTCGCGGATCTTCCTTTACGGCCATGATCTCTACACCGTGAACCTCCACACGCAGCGGCTCATCCGCTGGCTCGAGGGGAGAGGGGTGACGGTCGCGCACATCAACTGCCACACCGACGCGGGTGCGGGCGCCCGGCGTATCGGGCAGCGCCCGGCAGGGCCGCGCACCGCGCAGCCCAAGGACGTGGAGTGCTACGCGTTCGGGCTCGACGAGGAGAACCTTCGAGAGCGGCTCGTTGCCGCGGGCAGACCGAGCCAGGTGTGGATCACGTCGCTCTTCGCCTACGATCGCGACCTCCTGAAGGAGACGATCCGCGTCGTGCGCTCCGCGCTCCCGGGCGTGCCTGTCTCGGTCGGGGGAACGTACGCCTCGCTGTGCGCGGAAGAGTGCGCGCGGATGGGTGCCGACTACGTGCACCACGGCATCCTCACGGAATCGGAAGAGACGCTCGGCGCGCAGGCCGGGCATTGCGGTTTCGTCGTGGCCGGACGCGGCTGCCCGAACCGCTGCGCGTACTGCGCCTTCCACAGGATCGAGACCGGCAAGCCGACGACGTACCCGGAGCACGAGGTGCTCGCCGAGGTGGATCGCATGATGGCGTCGGGCGTCTCGCTCCTGGCGCTCTACGCGCCCTCCGTGTTTCGCGGCGCCGCGGCCGAGTCGACCGACCGGCTGTTCGCAGGGCTCGCGAAGCGCGACACGACGACGATCGTCTGGGCGGGCTTCGAGCCGCTGGGGATCACACCGAAACGCGCGGAGCTGATCCGAGCCGCCGGGACGATCGACGTCGGCATCCCGTTGCAGACGCACGACCGCGGTATCGCCCGGAAATGGGGAAGGCGGGAGACGCTCCAGGACTACCTCGACACGCTGCAGATGATGCGCGACGCCGGCTACGGCGACCTCGAGATGTCCTCGGACATCATCGTCGGCCACCCAGACACGTCGCTCGAGGAGTCGATCCGCACCGCGTGCTTCGTCTGGTCGCAGGGGCTGCCGTCGGTGCAGTTCCCGTACACGTGCGTGCCGGGGAGCGCCGACGCGGCGTCGCTGGGCGTCGACTTCTCCGCCGTGCAGGCCGAGTCGCTGCAGCCTTATCTCTGGCCGTTCGCGCGAGAGGACAGCACGGCGAACGACTGCATCCAGTTCTCGATATTGAGCCGCGTGCTCCCGCAGTGCATCGAGTCGGCGCTCTCCTGCCTCGATCCGGACAGCGTCGTCCCGAGCCTCGTGAGGCGCTACCTGGACGAGTTCGGGTTCTCGGTTCCGCAATGGAATTTCGAGACGAAGCTCCCGCCGCTGCACATCGGCTACCAGGAGCATCTCTCGCATCCCTGGGAGCTCGTGTTGACGCTGCAGAAGCAGGGAGGCCTCGCGGAGGCCGCGAAGTACGTCGACGTGTGCGAGCACGCCCGGGTATGTGAGCCCGGCTACCTGGACATCCCTCTCGCGTTCTTCGGCGCCGGGATGCACGACGCCGCGATCCGCACGCTCCGCGGTGCCGCCCGATGTCTCCCGAACACGTACCGGGCCGCATTGGATGACGCGCTCCGGGGCGACACGGACTCGCACCATGCGCTCATGCGCGGAGTCGTCGCTGCAGGGCTTCGGAGGATCGGCCGGGAGAACGACGCGGAGCGGTGGCAGCCTCGGATACCGTCCGCATAG
- a CDS encoding HAMP domain-containing histidine kinase: MNVLGALQLVENTLYSAAFLSTAAYSLPPASYVFTGFFAFSCLYWGISFSFTLVGLAPLVGSFAFFLLGGEIDPICVTIYGIGLVFFFSMGSITRHRRSHKMHTLRSEDVLNRLETLVGSCRSGVVAEMEVKMASLAHRVRGSLHKAADGVVELGRWQNGKDDTSGAVSSAIGNLERTVSLIDDFLDGLRSGAQAPPSFHLPKIASNVETADPGDEDRLEWGPIPDVWVSGQESMIALSLQSLVDNAIEAGARRVRVDCEENDSEISLTIADDGPGLPAQVRNNLFRPYNTFGKSRGVGLGIYLASQIARAAGGGLELVTSGARGTKFKMLLPAVDRSYAAQLDPQREPQATEHDDA; this comes from the coding sequence ATGAACGTCCTTGGCGCTCTGCAGCTCGTGGAGAATACGCTCTACTCGGCGGCGTTCCTGAGCACCGCGGCGTATTCTTTGCCGCCGGCCTCGTACGTGTTCACCGGCTTCTTCGCCTTCAGCTGTCTCTACTGGGGGATCTCCTTCTCCTTCACGCTCGTGGGGCTCGCCCCGCTCGTCGGGTCGTTTGCCTTCTTTCTCCTGGGCGGGGAGATCGATCCGATCTGCGTCACGATCTACGGGATAGGTCTGGTCTTCTTCTTCTCCATGGGCAGCATCACCCGGCACCGCCGAAGCCACAAGATGCACACCCTCCGCTCCGAGGACGTGCTCAACCGGCTCGAGACGCTCGTGGGCTCCTGCCGTTCGGGCGTCGTCGCCGAGATGGAGGTGAAGATGGCGAGCCTCGCGCACCGCGTGCGGGGGAGCCTGCACAAGGCGGCCGACGGCGTCGTGGAGCTCGGCAGGTGGCAGAACGGCAAGGACGACACGTCCGGCGCGGTCTCCTCGGCGATCGGCAACCTGGAGCGCACGGTCTCGTTGATCGACGACTTCCTCGACGGGCTGCGCTCCGGCGCCCAGGCGCCGCCGTCGTTCCACCTCCCGAAGATCGCGTCGAACGTGGAGACCGCCGACCCGGGCGACGAGGATCGACTCGAATGGGGTCCGATCCCCGACGTCTGGGTGAGCGGTCAGGAGAGCATGATCGCCCTGTCGCTGCAGAGCCTCGTGGACAACGCCATCGAGGCGGGTGCCCGCCGTGTGCGCGTCGACTGCGAGGAGAACGATTCCGAGATCTCGCTCACGATCGCGGACGATGGTCCCGGCCTTCCGGCCCAGGTTCGCAACAATCTGTTTCGACCGTACAACACGTTCGGCAAGAGCCGCGGCGTCGGGCTCGGCATCTACCTGGCGTCGCAGATCGCCCGCGCGGCCGGCGGAGGCCTCGAGCTCGTGACGAGTGGCGCGCGAGGCACGAAGTTCAAGATGTTGCTTCCCGCGGTCGACAGGTCGTACGCGGCGCAGCTCGACCCGCAAAGAGAGCCACAGGCGACGGAGCACGACGATGCGTGA